The proteins below come from a single Athene noctua chromosome 6, bAthNoc1.hap1.1, whole genome shotgun sequence genomic window:
- the PLEK2 gene encoding pleckstrin-2 gives MQGAAGVLKEGFLVKRGHIVRNWKVRWFVLLQDKLLYYKIEGGKKEPSPKGRILLDGCTITCPCLEYENRPLLIKLKTKTNTDYFLECCSREERDSWALDITGAIHAGHPVQVQELHRMKNSFKLLENISLHHIVERMCDSSTGIKRTRNLEQGNRYKETFTGSALVDWLISNSFAVSRFEAITLASMLMEENFIKPVGARSTEATRYSDLSEQFLDDSTALYMFAESSKKNTSSKEELQFNISELRGTIVKQGFLVKQGHKRKNWKVRRFVLRADPAFLHYYDPTKEENRPVGGFSLRGCLVSALEDNGVPSGVKGNVQGNLFKIITKKDIHYYIQASSKAERAQWIEAIKPLT, from the exons atgcagggagcagctggagtCCTGAAGGAGGGCTTCCTCGTCAAACGG GGACATATTGTTCGTAACTGGAAAGTGAGATGGTTTGTTCTGCTTCAAGATAAGCTGCTGTATTACAAAATTGAAGGAGGCAAGAAGGAGCCTTCTCCAAAGGGCAGGATACTTTTGGATGGCTGCACCATTACTTGTCCATGCCTGGAATATGAGAACAGACCG CTACTTATCAAACTAAAGACAAAAACCAATACAGACTATTTCCTTGAATGTTGCTCCAGGGAGGAGCGAGACTCTTGGGCTTTGGACATCACTGGAGCTATTCATGCTGGTCACCCGGTACAGGTACAAGAGCTTCACAGAATGAAGAACTCTTTCAAACTGCTAGAGAATATCAGCCTCCA CCACATAGTGGAGAGAATGTGTGACAGCAGTACTGGAATCAAGCGGACCCGCAACTTGGAGCAAGGCAACAGATACAAAGAGACCTTCACAG GTTCTGCCCTGGTGGACTGGCTCATCTCCAATAGCTTTGCTGTGTCACGGTTCGAGGCCATCACCTTGGCATCCATGCTGATGGAGGAGAACTTCATCAAGCCCGTGGGAGCCCGCAGCACTGAGGCCACACGCTACAGTGACCTCTCTGAGCAGTTCCTCGACGACTCCACCGCGCTGTACATGTTT GCTGagagcagtaagaaaaataccAGTTCCAAGGAAGAGCTACAATTTAACATCTCTGAATTAAGAGGGACAATTGTGAAGCAAGGGTTCTTAGTCAAACAG GGGCACAAGAGGAAAAACTGGAAGGTGAGGAGATTTGTTTTGAGAGCTGATCCTGCTTTTTTGCACTACTATGACCCCACTAAG gaagaaaacaggccaGTAGGTGGATTTTCTCTCCGTGGCTGTCTTGTCTCAGCTCTGGAGGACAACGGAGTCCCATCAG gagTGAAGGGCAATGTGCAAGGAAACCTCTTCAAAATCATCACCAAAAAGGACATTCATTATTACATCCAGGCCAGCTCCAAGGCAGAGCGAGCACAGTGGATTGAGGCAATCAAACCACTGACATGA